Proteins found in one Arachis stenosperma cultivar V10309 chromosome 8, arast.V10309.gnm1.PFL2, whole genome shotgun sequence genomic segment:
- the LOC130946574 gene encoding MLO-like protein 6 isoform X2, giving the protein MDHIFHLIAKCLRKKRKKALYESLAKIKSELMLMGFISLLLTVLQGPISRICVPEKLAATWHPCNHQQESEDHHVFLLAPGSSTHQSNLLTKYRCMQGKVALVSAQSIHQLHIFIFVLALFHVLYCIFTLVLGTAKMRRWKQWEEETKTPEYQFSHDPEKFRLTRQTSFGKRHLSVWTTNPILVWIVCFFRQFVCSVPKVDYLTLRHGFVMAHLAPQSHQKFDFMQYIERTLEEDFKVVVEISPPIWFITVLFLLFHTHGWYSYLWMPFVPLIIIVIVGSKLQVIITKMGLRIGERGEIVKGTPVVQPGDDLFWFKKPQLMLYLINFVLFQNAFQLAFFSWTALQFGMKSCFQSKTEDVVIKISMGILVQILCSYVTLPLYALVTQMGSNMKPTIFNERVATALRNWHQSAKRNIKKKNRAGSSFSQTTTPSPNHSYDADSLSSSNGARAHSCFSSSSSFSNSSSHHEIEIAHVAHYQHQNLKEPNSVHVASDLPLPQHEIQIETSK; this is encoded by the exons ATGGACCACATCTTCCACCTCATAGCAAAA TGCTTGAGGAAGAAGCGCAAGAAAGCTCTCTACGAGTCACTTGCAAAGATCAAGTCTG AGCTTATGTTAATGGGGTTCATATCGCTGCTGCTAACGGTGTTACAAGGTCCAATATCGAGGATATGTGTACCGGAAAAGCTTGCTGCCACGTGGCACCCCTGCAATCATCAACAAGAGTCAGAGGACCATCATGTATTTTTACTAGCACCTGGATCATCTACTCATCA ATCAAATTTATTGACTAAGTATAGATGTATGCAGGGTAAAGTGGCGCTTGTATCAGCTCAAAGCATTCATCAACTGCACATATTTATCTTCGTGCTCGctctttttcatgttctttacTGCATATTTACTCTCGTTTTAGGCACTGCAAAG ATGAGAAGGTGGAAACAATGGGAAGAGGAAACAAAGACACCTGAGTATCAATTTTCACATG ATCCTGAAAAGTTCAGACTTACGAGGCAGACTTCCTTTGGGAAGAGACATTTGAGTGTGTGGACCACAAATCCTATTCTCGTTTGGATT GTTTGTTTCTTCAGGCAGTTTGTATGCTCAGTACCTAAAGTGGATTACTTGACCTTGAGACATGGGTTTGTCATG GCACACTTGGCACCTCAAAGTCACCAGAAGTTTGATTTTATGCAATACATTGAAAGAACATTGGAAGAGGACTTCAAAGTTGTTGTAGAAATCAG TCCTCCAATCTGGTTCATCACAGTGTTGTTTCTCCTGTTTCACACGCATG GGTGGTACTCTTATCTGTGGATGCCTTTTGTTCCTTTGATT ATAATTGTAATAGTTGGAAGCAAGTTGCAAGTGATAATAACAAAGATGGGTCTTAGAATTGGAGAAAGAGGAGAGATAGTAAAAGGCACACCGGTGGTGCAGCCTGGTGATGACCTCTTCTGGTTTAAGAAGCCTCAACTTATGCTCTACCTCATTAATTTTGTACTCTTTCAG AACGCTTTCCAGCttgctttcttttcttggaCTGCG CTTCAATTTGGAATGAAATCATGTTTCCAATCGAAAACGGAGGATGTGGTTATCAAAATCTCAATGGG GATATTGGTTCAAATACTTTGCAGCTACGTGACTCTTCCACTCTATGCTCTGGTGACACAGATGGGCTCAAATATGAAGCCCACCATATTCAACGAAAGAGTAGCAACTGCTTTAAGGAATTGGCACCAAAGCGCCAAGAGAAACATAAAAAAGAAGAACCGTGCTGGATCCTCCTTCTCTCAAACCACAACTCCATCTCCAAACCACTCTTACGACGCTGATTCTCTTTCGTCCTCCAACGGGGCCAGGGCCcactcttgtttttcttcttcgtCTTCCTTTTCCAACTCATCTAGTCACCACGAAATTGAAATAGCCCATGTGGCCCATTACCAGCACCAGAATCTCAAAGAGCCCAATTCCGTACATGTTGCTTCAGATCTACCACTGCCCCAACATGAAATTCAGATTGAAACCAGCAAGTAA
- the LOC130946574 gene encoding MLO-like protein 6 isoform X1, giving the protein MDHIFHLIAKCLRKKRKKALYESLAKIKSELMLMGFISLLLTVLQGPISRICVPEKLAATWHPCNHQQESEDHHVFLLAPGSSTHQCAAHQGKVALVSAQSIHQLHIFIFVLALFHVLYCIFTLVLGTAKMRRWKQWEEETKTPEYQFSHDPEKFRLTRQTSFGKRHLSVWTTNPILVWIVCFFRQFVCSVPKVDYLTLRHGFVMAHLAPQSHQKFDFMQYIERTLEEDFKVVVEISPPIWFITVLFLLFHTHGWYSYLWMPFVPLIIIVIVGSKLQVIITKMGLRIGERGEIVKGTPVVQPGDDLFWFKKPQLMLYLINFVLFQNAFQLAFFSWTALQFGMKSCFQSKTEDVVIKISMGILVQILCSYVTLPLYALVTQMGSNMKPTIFNERVATALRNWHQSAKRNIKKKNRAGSSFSQTTTPSPNHSYDADSLSSSNGARAHSCFSSSSSFSNSSSHHEIEIAHVAHYQHQNLKEPNSVHVASDLPLPQHEIQIETSK; this is encoded by the exons ATGGACCACATCTTCCACCTCATAGCAAAA TGCTTGAGGAAGAAGCGCAAGAAAGCTCTCTACGAGTCACTTGCAAAGATCAAGTCTG AGCTTATGTTAATGGGGTTCATATCGCTGCTGCTAACGGTGTTACAAGGTCCAATATCGAGGATATGTGTACCGGAAAAGCTTGCTGCCACGTGGCACCCCTGCAATCATCAACAAGAGTCAGAGGACCATCATGTATTTTTACTAGCACCTGGATCATCTACTCATCAATGTGCAGCTCATCAG GGTAAAGTGGCGCTTGTATCAGCTCAAAGCATTCATCAACTGCACATATTTATCTTCGTGCTCGctctttttcatgttctttacTGCATATTTACTCTCGTTTTAGGCACTGCAAAG ATGAGAAGGTGGAAACAATGGGAAGAGGAAACAAAGACACCTGAGTATCAATTTTCACATG ATCCTGAAAAGTTCAGACTTACGAGGCAGACTTCCTTTGGGAAGAGACATTTGAGTGTGTGGACCACAAATCCTATTCTCGTTTGGATT GTTTGTTTCTTCAGGCAGTTTGTATGCTCAGTACCTAAAGTGGATTACTTGACCTTGAGACATGGGTTTGTCATG GCACACTTGGCACCTCAAAGTCACCAGAAGTTTGATTTTATGCAATACATTGAAAGAACATTGGAAGAGGACTTCAAAGTTGTTGTAGAAATCAG TCCTCCAATCTGGTTCATCACAGTGTTGTTTCTCCTGTTTCACACGCATG GGTGGTACTCTTATCTGTGGATGCCTTTTGTTCCTTTGATT ATAATTGTAATAGTTGGAAGCAAGTTGCAAGTGATAATAACAAAGATGGGTCTTAGAATTGGAGAAAGAGGAGAGATAGTAAAAGGCACACCGGTGGTGCAGCCTGGTGATGACCTCTTCTGGTTTAAGAAGCCTCAACTTATGCTCTACCTCATTAATTTTGTACTCTTTCAG AACGCTTTCCAGCttgctttcttttcttggaCTGCG CTTCAATTTGGAATGAAATCATGTTTCCAATCGAAAACGGAGGATGTGGTTATCAAAATCTCAATGGG GATATTGGTTCAAATACTTTGCAGCTACGTGACTCTTCCACTCTATGCTCTGGTGACACAGATGGGCTCAAATATGAAGCCCACCATATTCAACGAAAGAGTAGCAACTGCTTTAAGGAATTGGCACCAAAGCGCCAAGAGAAACATAAAAAAGAAGAACCGTGCTGGATCCTCCTTCTCTCAAACCACAACTCCATCTCCAAACCACTCTTACGACGCTGATTCTCTTTCGTCCTCCAACGGGGCCAGGGCCcactcttgtttttcttcttcgtCTTCCTTTTCCAACTCATCTAGTCACCACGAAATTGAAATAGCCCATGTGGCCCATTACCAGCACCAGAATCTCAAAGAGCCCAATTCCGTACATGTTGCTTCAGATCTACCACTGCCCCAACATGAAATTCAGATTGAAACCAGCAAGTAA
- the LOC130943973 gene encoding protein transport protein Sec61 subunit beta, with protein sequence MARGASQSQSATSATTTRPGVMAPRGSAAATAGMRRRRLAGGSTGGNSSGSVGGGGGPSNMLRFYTDDAPGLKISPTVVLVMSLCFIGFVTALHVFGKLYRYKAGANA encoded by the coding sequence ATGGCAAGAGGCGCCTCTCAATCTCAGTCGGCAACATCTGCCACCACCACTCGCCCGGGAGTCATGGCTCCCCGCGGCTCCGCTGCCGCCACTGCCGGCATGCGTCGCCGTCGCCTAGCTGGAGGCAGCACAGGCGGAAACAGCTCCGGCAGCGTTGGAGGCGGTGGAGGGCCTAGCAACATGCTCCGGTTCTACACGGACGACGCGCCAGGACTGAAGATATCGCCGACGGTGGTGCTGGTGATGAGCCTCTGCTTCATCGGCTTCGTCACCGCCCTACATGTCTTCGGCAAGCTGTACCGCTACAAAGCTGGCGCCAACGCTTGA
- the LOC130946798 gene encoding syntaxin-71-like has product MTVVDILFRVDSICSKYDKYDLDKQRELNAYGDDAFARLYATVDSTIEAALKKSDAALAENNRAAAAAMNAEVRRAKGRLMDEIPKLRKLAKKKVKGLTDEDLAIREDLVLALPERIQAIPDGITTVNQTGGGWTSQPNIKFDSDVHHGTDYFDQTEESSQFRNEYEMRRIKQDEGLDFISEGLDTLKNLAHDMSEEMDRQVPLMDEIDTKVNRATADVRNTNKRLKQSLTEMRSTQNFFIDIILLCILLSIVLYIYK; this is encoded by the exons ATGACGGTGGTAGACATCCTGTTCCGGGTGGACTCCATATGCAGCAAATACGACAAATACGACCTCGACAAGCAGCGGGAACTCAATGCCTACGGTGATGACGCCTTCGCTCGCCTCTACGCCACCGTTGATTCCACCATCGAAGCCGCCCTCAAGAAATCGGATGCTGCCTTGGCGGAGAACAACAGAGCAGCTGCTGCTGCTATGAATGCGGAGGTTCGACGCGCCAAGGGTAGACTCATGGACGAGATTCCCAAGCTCCGCAAATTGGCTAAGAAGAAGGTTAAAGGTTTGACAGACGAAGATTTGGCGATCCGTGAGGATCTTGTATTGGCATTGCCAGAAAGAATTCAAGCAATTCCCGATGGTATTACCACTGTCAATCAAACAGGAGGAGGATGGACATCACAGCCCAACATCAAGTTTGATTCAGACGTGCATCACGGCACTGATTATTTCGACCAAACTGAAGAATCCAGTCAGTTCAGAAATGAGTATGAAATGCGCAGGATCAAACAG GATGAGGGTCTTGACTTCATATCGGAGGGATTGGATACTTTGAAAAATCTAGCTCATGACATGAGTGAG GAAATGGATAGGCAAGTTCCTCTAATGGACGAAATTGACACAAAG GTCAATAGGGCAACAGCTGATGTGAGAAACACTAACAAAAGATTGAAGCAAAGTCTCACTGAG ATGAGGTCTACTCAAAATTTCTTCATTGACATCATTCTGCTCTGTATTCTTCTCAGCATTGTTCTCTATATATACAAGTAA
- the LOC130946342 gene encoding NAC transcription factor 32-like, whose protein sequence is MEEGGGDQHACNSSYTFPPGFRFHPSDEELIVHYLQNRISSRPLPASIIAEIDLYKYNPWDLPKKALFGEEEWYFFSPRDRKYPNGLRPNRAAGSGYWKATGTDKPILTSYGSKRIGVKKALVFYLGRPPKGTKTDWIMNEYRLVDTITSPSRLKGSMRLDDWVLCRVRHKGYSSKNSCENQDNPCEPNMLSNLPRCDEGYPATNMNFHADMITDYQYKDYQILASILVGGHVPTTESMSSLNLKDGKGNDPITSVHEDGFHREDSSTTVSPLDCYFNSLKRKSNEDNQYENLISFNRKLNMETTMDDESSIINGGLSFYNQNQSQDDIIFNKRAAEPSINFQELKQSAFIGRYPQCSSD, encoded by the exons AtggaagaaggaggaggagatcAACATGCCTGTAACAGCAGCTACACTTTTCCACCAGGTTTCAGATTCCACCCTTCTGATGAAGAACTCATAGTTCATTACCTACAAAACAGAATCAGCTCTCGTCCACTTCCAGCTTCCATTATAGCTGAGATTGATCTTTATAAGTATAACCCTTGGGATTTGCCAA AGAAGGCTTTGTTTGGAGAGGAAGAATGGTACTTCTTTAGCCCGAGAGATCGAAAGTATCCAAATGGATTGAGGCCAAACAGGGCAGCAGGTTCAGGGTACTGGAAGGCTACCGGAACTGACAAGCCGATTCTCACTTCTTATGGATCGAAGCGCATCGGAGTGAAGAAAGCTCTTGTCTTCTATTTAGGTAGACCTCCAAAGGGGACTAAAACTGATTGGATCATGAATGAGTATAGATTGGTTGACACAATCACCAGCCCCTCCAGGCTCAAAGGTTCCATGCGC TTAGATGACTGGGTACTCTGTCGCGTTCGACACAAAGGCTACTCATCGAAGAACTCATGTGAGAATCAAGATAATCCTTGTGAACCAAACATGCTATCAAATCTGCCAAGGTGTGATGAAGGTTATCCAGCAACAAACATGAACTTTCATGCTGATATGATCACTGATTATCAATACAAAGACTATCAGATCCTAGCTTCTATTCTTGTTGGTGGCCATGTTCCTACCACTGAGAGCATGTCAAGTTTGAACTTGAAGGATGGCAAAGGCAATGATCCAATAACTTCAGTTCATGAAGATGGTTTCCACAGAGAAGATTCTTCTACAACAGTTTCTCCTTTGGACTGTTACTTCAACTCACTGAAAAGAAAATCTAATGAGGATAACCAATATGAGAATCTCATTTCCTTTAACAGGAAGTTGAACATGGAGACCACAATGGATGATGAATCTTCTATCATCAATGGAGGTTTGAGCTTCTACAATCAAAACCAGTCTCAAGATGACATAATATTCAATAAGAGAGCAGCAGAGCCTAGCATCAACTTTCAAGAGCTAAAGCAATCAGCTTTTATAGGAAGATACCCGCAATGCTCAAGTGATTGA